In Oncorhynchus kisutch isolate 150728-3 linkage group LG5, Okis_V2, whole genome shotgun sequence, a genomic segment contains:
- the uggt1 gene encoding UDP-glucose:glycoprotein glucosyltransferase 1 isoform X1: MADAGSYQAGFGPRMWQHCALLLSLSLLPVVSGGADSKGVTTSLTTKWASTPLLLEASEFLAEESQEMFWDFVEANQNIKGEHDDTDQAYYDLIVKRASALLSTVQLNMLKFSLSLRAYSATVHSFQQIASNEPPPSGCSAFFNVHGEKSCDTEKLTALMETAAERPKPYLFKSDHRFPGSNPDIPVVILYAEIGSSEFTMFHQLMLSKANKGLATYVLRHYLASPSSRRVYLSGYGVELAIKNQEYKAKDDTQVQGAEVNATLMGENDPVDEVQGFLFGKLKTLYPELKEQLKELRKHLVESTNEMAPLKVWQMQDLSFQTAARILAAPSSDALNVMRDLSQNFPTKARSITKTVVSSEIRKEMEENQKFFKGTLGLQPGDSALFINGLHIDLDTQDIFSVFEVLRSEARVMEGLRSLLIETPFIHDILKLNVQPSDSDYAVDIRNPAVNWINNLETDSRYGSWPYSVQELLRPTFPGVVRQIRKNFHNLVVILDPTHESSAELLNVAEMFYSNNIPLRIGLVFVVSDVDEIDGMEDAGVALLRAFNYITEELDAPAAFDTIISMFNRVPSGGKLSVGDVVKVLEKKFPYVEVGSILGPDSTYDDNRKEGRGYYMQTGVGPLPVVMYNGMPYQREQLDPEELETVTMNKILETTSFYQRAVYMGELATDQDVVDFIMTQPNVVPRINPRILSTARTYLDLSNTNNHFIDQYARFLFLDSREKSTAVANSMNYMTKKGMAPKDHHDDGYIRPVTFWVAGDFDQPSGRQLLYDAIRHMKTSNNVRLGLINNPSDSPSEENSRVARAIWAAMQTQTANNAKNYITKLAKEETAKALETGAEVTQFTVGGMDVALFKSAFEGPKFDFLLSHTVYCRDVLKLGKGQRAVISNGRIIGPLEDGEVFNQDDFLLLESIILKTSGERIKSKVQQFGVEEDRASDLVMKIDSLLSSQPKGEARIEHAFADDQYSAVKIRPTEGDVYFDMVAVVDPVTRDAQKLAPLLLVLKKLVNVNLRVFMNCQSKLSDLPLKSFYRYVLEPEVLFQTDGSFSPGPLAKFLDMPQTPLFTLNLNTPESWMVESVRTRYDLDNIYLEEVDSIVAAEYELEHLLLEGHCFDVSTGQPPRGLQFTLGTPSDPVIVDTIVMANLGYFQLKANPGAWILKLRKGRSDEIYKIYSHDGTDSPADADDLIVVLNNFKSRIIKVKVQKRPEKFSEELLSDGTQENDSGFWESLTRGFTGGVKTEESKQEKDDVINIFSVASGHLYERFLRIMMLSVLKNTKTPVKFWFLKNYLSPAFKEFIPYMAEQYGFQYELVQYKWPRWLHQQTEKQRIIWGYKILFLDVLFPLSVDKFLFVDADQIVRTDLKELRDFDLEGAPYGYTPFCESRREMDGFRFWKSGYWASHLAGRKYHISALYVVDLKKFRKIAAGDRLRGQYQGLSQDPNSLSNLDQDLPNNMIHQVPIKSLPQEWLWCETWCDDNSKKKAKTIDLCNNPQTKEPKLQAAVRIVAEWSDYDQEIKRLQNRVQERGAENHTTQKDKPDDTRIEL; the protein is encoded by the exons ATGGCAGATGCGGGAAGTTACCAAGCCGGTTTCG gcccCAGGATGTGGCAGCACTGTGCCCTGCTCCTGTCCCTGTCCTTGCTACCAGTGGTATCTGGAGGAGCTGACTCCAAGGGTGTCACCACCAGTCTCACCACCAAGTGGGCCTCTACCCCTCTGCTGCTGGAGGCCAG TGAGTTCCTGGCAGAAGAGAGTCAGGAGATGTTCTGGGATTTCGTCGAAGCAAATCAGAACATCAAAGGGGAACATGATG ATACAGACCAGGCGTACTACGACCTGATCGTGAAGAGAGCCAGTGCTCTGCTCAGCACAGTCCAACTCAACATGCTcaagttctccctctctctcagggccTACTCTGCTACTGTACACTCCTTCCAACAA ATAGCGTCCAACGAGCCCCCGCCCTCCGGCTGCTCAGCCTTCTTCAATGTCCACGGAGAGAAGTCATGTGACACGGAGAAACTGACTGCACTGATGGAGACCGCAGCAGAACG GCCTAAGCCCTACCTATTCAAAAGCGATCACAGGTTCCCGGGATCAAATCCCGACATTCCGGTTGTTATCCTGTATGCCGAGATTGGAAGTTCGGAATTCACAATGTTCCATCAGCTGATGCTGTCCAAAGCCAACAAGGGATTGGCCACCTATGTGCTTCGTCACTACCTGGCT TCTCCCAGCAGTCGTAGAGTGTATTTGTCTGGTTATGGAGTGGAGCTGGCCATCAAGAACCAGGAATACAAGGCTAAGGACGATACACAGGTCCAGGGAGCGGAAGTGAATGCTACACTGATGGGGGAGAATGACCCAGTGGATGAGGTCCAGGGATTCCTCTTTGGAAAACTGAA gacTCTGTACCCTGAGTTGAAGGAGCAGCTGAAGGAGCTCAGGAAACACCTGGTGGAGAGCACCAATGAGATGGCTCCCCTTAAAGTCTGGCAGATGCAAG ATCTGAGTTTCCAGACTGCAGCTCGGATCCTGGCTGCTCCATCTTCAGATGCCCTGAACGTCATGAGAGACCTCAGTCAGAACTTCCCTACCAAGgctag gTCCATCACTAAAACAGTGGTCAGCTCTGAGATACGTAAAGAGATGGAAGAGAACCAGAAG ttctttAAGGGAACTCTGGGATTGCAGCCTGGAGACTCTGCTCTCTTCATCAACGGACTACACATAGACCTGGACACACAGGACAtcttcag tgtgtttGAGGTTCTCCGTAGTGAGGCCAGGGTGATGGAAGGTCTGCGTTCTCTCCTTATCGAGACTCCCTTCATCCACGACATCCTCAAACTCAACGTACAGCCTTCTGACTCGGACTACGCTGTGGACATCCGCAATCCTGCTGTCAAC tggaTTAATAacctggagacagacagcaggtacGGCTCATGGCCCTACAGCGTCCAGGAGCTCCTCAGACCAACCTTCCCCGGAGTCGTACGACAGATCCGGAAAAACTTTCACAACCTC GTGGTGATTCTGGACCCGACCCATGAGAGTTCTGCTGAGCTGTTGAATGTTGCTGAGATGTTCTACAGCAATAACATCCCACTCAG gaTTGGACTGGTGTTTGTGGTGTCTGATGTTGATGAGATCGATGGTATGGAGGATGCAGGTGTGGCTCTGCTCCGGGCCTTTAACTACATCACAGAAGAGCTGGACGCTCCCGCCGCCTTCGACACCATCATCTCG ATGTTTAACCGTGTGCCTAGCGGTGGTAAGCTAAGTGTAGGTGATGTCGTCAAGGTGTTGGAGAAGAAGTTTCCCTATGTGGAGGTCGGCAGCATTCTTGGACCAGACTCTACCTACGACGACAACCGGAAG GAAGGGCGTGGTTACTACATGCAGACGGGTGTAGGTCCGTTGCCAGTGGTGATGTACAATGGAATGCCGTACCAGCGAGAACAGCTAGACCCAGAGGAGCTAGAAACTGTCACCATGAACAAAATACTGGAGACTACCAGCTTCTACCAACGGGCTGTCTACATG GGTGAGCTGGCCACTGATCAAGATGTGGTGGATTTTATCATGACCCAACCCAACGTTGTCCCTCGTATCAACCCTCGAATCCTGTCGACTGCCAGGACGTACCTGGACCTATCTAATACTA ATAACCATTTCATAGACCAGTACGCTCGCTTTCTGTTCCTGGACAGCAGAGAGAAGAGCACTGCTGTGGCTAACAGCATGAACTACATGACCAAGAAGG GGATGGCCCCCAAAGACCACCATG atgatGGCTACATCCGTCCAGTCACGTTCTGGGTTGCGGGAGATTTTGACCAACCTTCCGGGCGCCAGCTATTATACGATGCCATCAGACACATG AAAACCAGTAACAACGTGCGATTGGGCCTGATCAACAACCCTAGCGACAGCCCATCCGAGGAGAACAGTCGTGTTGCCAGGGCGATATGGGCCGCCATGCAGACCCAGACAGCTAACAACGCTAAAAACTACATCACCAAGCTGGCTAAAGAAGAGACCGCTAAGGCACTGGAGACTGGGGCCGAGGTCACACAGTTCACTGTCGGG ggTATGGACGTTGCCTTGTTTAAGAGTGCGTTTGAAGGTCCTAAGTTTGACTTCCTGCTGTCTCACACTGTCTACTGCCGAGACGTTCTCAAGCTGGGGAAAGGACAGAGAGCAGTCATCAGCAACGGACGG ATCATCGGTCCGCTAGAGGATGGGGAGGTCTTTAACCAAGATGACTTCCTCCTATTGGAGAGTATCATTTTGAAGACCTCGGGAGAGCGAATCAAAAGCAAGGTCCAGCAGTTTGGGGTGGAGGAGGACAGGGCCAGTGACCTGGTGATGAAGATtgactctctgctctcctctcagcCCAAAGGAGAGGCCAGGATAGAACATGCCTTTGCTGATGACCAATACAG TGCTGTAAAGATCCGGCCCACAGAGGGAGACGTCTACTTTGACATGGTTGCCGTGGTAGACCCCGTAACCAGGGACGCCCAGAAACTAGCTCCGCTCCTATTG gTGTTGAAGAAGCTGGTTAATGTGAACCTGCGCGTGTTTATGAACTGCCAGTCCAAACTCTCAGACCTGCCTCTCAAAAG tTTCTACCGGTATGTGTTGGAGCCTGAGGTGTTGTTCCAGACTGACGGTAGTTTCTCCCCTGGTCCCCTGGCGAAGTTCCTGGACATGCCTCAAACTCCCCTCTTCACACTCAACCTCAACACCCCTGAGAGCTGGATGGTGGAGTCTGTACGCACTAGATATGACCTGGACAATATCTACCTGgaagag GTGGACAGTATAGTAGCAGCAGAATACGAGTTGGAACATCTGCTGCTGGAGGGTCACTGTTTTGACGTGAGTACAGGTCAGCCCCCCAGAGGACTCCAGTTCACCCTAGGAACCCCCTCCGACCCTGTCATCGTCGACACCATCGTCATGGCCAACCTG GGTTATTTCCAGTTGAAGGCTAACCCAGGAGCCTGGATCCTGAAGCTGAGGAAAGGACGGTCTGACGAAATCTACAAGATCTACAG TCATGATGGAACAGACTCTCCAGCAGACGCTGATGACCTCATCGTGGTGCTGAACAACTTCAAGAGCCGGAtcatcaaagtcaag GTCCAGAAGAGGCCAGAGAAGTTCAGTGAGGAGCTGTTGAGTGATGGAACCCAGGAGAATGACTCAGGCTTCTGGGAGTCACTCACCAG aGGGTTTACAGGAGGTGTGAAGACTGAGGAGAGTAAACAGGAGAAGGATGATGTCATCAACATCTTCTCTGTGGCTTCTGGACACCTCTACGAACGTTTCCTCag GATCATGATGTTGTCTGTTCTAAAGAACACCAAAACACCAGTCAAGTTCTGGTTCCTCAAAAACTACCTGTCCCCGGCATTTAAG GAGTTTATCCCGTACATGGCAGAGCAGTATGGTTTCCAGTATGAACTAGTCCAGTATAAGTGGCCGCGGTGGTTACACCAGCAGACCGAGAAACAGAGGATTATCTGGGGTTACAAGATCCTCTTCCTGGATGTCCTGTTCCCTCTGTCCGTCGACAAGTTCTTATTCGTGGACGcagatcag ATAGTGCGTACCGACCTGAAGGAGCTCCGTGACTTTGACCTTGAAGGAGCGCCGTATGGCTACACACCGTTCTGTGAGAGCCGGAGAGAGATGGACGGCTTCCGCTTCTGGAAGTCGGGCTACTGGGCGAGTCACCTCGCTGGACGCAAATATCACATCAG TGCTCTGTATGTGGTCGATCTGAAGAAGTTCCGTAAGATAGCAGCAGGAGACAGACTGAGAGGACAGTACCAAGGCCTGAGTCAAGACCCCAACAGCCTGTCCAACCtcgaccag GATCTGCCTAATAATATGATCCACCAGGTGCCTATCAAGTCTCTGCCTCAGGAGTGGCTCTGGTGTGAGACTTGGTGTGACGACAACTCTAAGAAAAAGGCCAAGACTATCGATCTG TGTAACAACCCCCAGACCAAGGAGCCCAAGTTGCAGGCAGCTGTTCGTATCGTAGCAGAGTGGAGCGACTACGACCAGGAGATCAAACGCCTGCAGAACAGAgtccaggagagaggagcagagaaccATACCACACAGAAGGACAAGCCAG atGATACACGTATAGAGTTGTGA
- the uggt1 gene encoding UDP-glucose:glycoprotein glucosyltransferase 1 isoform X2, whose translation MADAGSYQAGFGPRMWQHCALLLSLSLLPVVSGGADSKGVTTSLTTKWASTPLLLEASEFLAEESQEMFWDFVEANQNIKGEHDDTDQAYYDLIVKRASALLSTVQLNMLKFSLSLRAYSATVHSFQQIASNEPPPSGCSAFFNVHGEKSCDTEKLTALMETAAERPKPYLFKSDHRFPGSNPDIPVVILYAEIGSSEFTMFHQLMLSKANKGLATYVLRHYLASPSSRRVYLSGYGVELAIKNQEYKAKDDTQVQGAEVNATLMGENDPVDEVQGFLFGKLKTLYPELKEQLKELRKHLVESTNEMAPLKVWQMQDLSFQTAARILAAPSSDALNVMRDLSQNFPTKARSITKTVVSSEIRKEMEENQKFFKGTLGLQPGDSALFINGLHIDLDTQDIFSVFEVLRSEARVMEGLRSLLIETPFIHDILKLNVQPSDSDYAVDIRNPAVNWINNLETDSRYGSWPYSVQELLRPTFPGVVRQIRKNFHNLVVILDPTHESSAELLNVAEMFYSNNIPLRIGLVFVVSDVDEIDGMEDAGVALLRAFNYITEELDAPAAFDTIISMFNRVPSGGKLSVGDVVKVLEKKFPYVEVGSILGPDSTYDDNRKEGRGYYMQTGVGPLPVVMYNGMPYQREQLDPEELETVTMNKILETTSFYQRAVYMGELATDQDVVDFIMTQPNVVPRINPRILSTARTYLDLSNTNNHFIDQYARFLFLDSREKSTAVANSMNYMTKKDDGYIRPVTFWVAGDFDQPSGRQLLYDAIRHMKTSNNVRLGLINNPSDSPSEENSRVARAIWAAMQTQTANNAKNYITKLAKEETAKALETGAEVTQFTVGGMDVALFKSAFEGPKFDFLLSHTVYCRDVLKLGKGQRAVISNGRIIGPLEDGEVFNQDDFLLLESIILKTSGERIKSKVQQFGVEEDRASDLVMKIDSLLSSQPKGEARIEHAFADDQYSAVKIRPTEGDVYFDMVAVVDPVTRDAQKLAPLLLVLKKLVNVNLRVFMNCQSKLSDLPLKSFYRYVLEPEVLFQTDGSFSPGPLAKFLDMPQTPLFTLNLNTPESWMVESVRTRYDLDNIYLEEVDSIVAAEYELEHLLLEGHCFDVSTGQPPRGLQFTLGTPSDPVIVDTIVMANLGYFQLKANPGAWILKLRKGRSDEIYKIYSHDGTDSPADADDLIVVLNNFKSRIIKVKVQKRPEKFSEELLSDGTQENDSGFWESLTRGFTGGVKTEESKQEKDDVINIFSVASGHLYERFLRIMMLSVLKNTKTPVKFWFLKNYLSPAFKEFIPYMAEQYGFQYELVQYKWPRWLHQQTEKQRIIWGYKILFLDVLFPLSVDKFLFVDADQIVRTDLKELRDFDLEGAPYGYTPFCESRREMDGFRFWKSGYWASHLAGRKYHISALYVVDLKKFRKIAAGDRLRGQYQGLSQDPNSLSNLDQDLPNNMIHQVPIKSLPQEWLWCETWCDDNSKKKAKTIDLCNNPQTKEPKLQAAVRIVAEWSDYDQEIKRLQNRVQERGAENHTTQKDKPDDTRIEL comes from the exons ATGGCAGATGCGGGAAGTTACCAAGCCGGTTTCG gcccCAGGATGTGGCAGCACTGTGCCCTGCTCCTGTCCCTGTCCTTGCTACCAGTGGTATCTGGAGGAGCTGACTCCAAGGGTGTCACCACCAGTCTCACCACCAAGTGGGCCTCTACCCCTCTGCTGCTGGAGGCCAG TGAGTTCCTGGCAGAAGAGAGTCAGGAGATGTTCTGGGATTTCGTCGAAGCAAATCAGAACATCAAAGGGGAACATGATG ATACAGACCAGGCGTACTACGACCTGATCGTGAAGAGAGCCAGTGCTCTGCTCAGCACAGTCCAACTCAACATGCTcaagttctccctctctctcagggccTACTCTGCTACTGTACACTCCTTCCAACAA ATAGCGTCCAACGAGCCCCCGCCCTCCGGCTGCTCAGCCTTCTTCAATGTCCACGGAGAGAAGTCATGTGACACGGAGAAACTGACTGCACTGATGGAGACCGCAGCAGAACG GCCTAAGCCCTACCTATTCAAAAGCGATCACAGGTTCCCGGGATCAAATCCCGACATTCCGGTTGTTATCCTGTATGCCGAGATTGGAAGTTCGGAATTCACAATGTTCCATCAGCTGATGCTGTCCAAAGCCAACAAGGGATTGGCCACCTATGTGCTTCGTCACTACCTGGCT TCTCCCAGCAGTCGTAGAGTGTATTTGTCTGGTTATGGAGTGGAGCTGGCCATCAAGAACCAGGAATACAAGGCTAAGGACGATACACAGGTCCAGGGAGCGGAAGTGAATGCTACACTGATGGGGGAGAATGACCCAGTGGATGAGGTCCAGGGATTCCTCTTTGGAAAACTGAA gacTCTGTACCCTGAGTTGAAGGAGCAGCTGAAGGAGCTCAGGAAACACCTGGTGGAGAGCACCAATGAGATGGCTCCCCTTAAAGTCTGGCAGATGCAAG ATCTGAGTTTCCAGACTGCAGCTCGGATCCTGGCTGCTCCATCTTCAGATGCCCTGAACGTCATGAGAGACCTCAGTCAGAACTTCCCTACCAAGgctag gTCCATCACTAAAACAGTGGTCAGCTCTGAGATACGTAAAGAGATGGAAGAGAACCAGAAG ttctttAAGGGAACTCTGGGATTGCAGCCTGGAGACTCTGCTCTCTTCATCAACGGACTACACATAGACCTGGACACACAGGACAtcttcag tgtgtttGAGGTTCTCCGTAGTGAGGCCAGGGTGATGGAAGGTCTGCGTTCTCTCCTTATCGAGACTCCCTTCATCCACGACATCCTCAAACTCAACGTACAGCCTTCTGACTCGGACTACGCTGTGGACATCCGCAATCCTGCTGTCAAC tggaTTAATAacctggagacagacagcaggtacGGCTCATGGCCCTACAGCGTCCAGGAGCTCCTCAGACCAACCTTCCCCGGAGTCGTACGACAGATCCGGAAAAACTTTCACAACCTC GTGGTGATTCTGGACCCGACCCATGAGAGTTCTGCTGAGCTGTTGAATGTTGCTGAGATGTTCTACAGCAATAACATCCCACTCAG gaTTGGACTGGTGTTTGTGGTGTCTGATGTTGATGAGATCGATGGTATGGAGGATGCAGGTGTGGCTCTGCTCCGGGCCTTTAACTACATCACAGAAGAGCTGGACGCTCCCGCCGCCTTCGACACCATCATCTCG ATGTTTAACCGTGTGCCTAGCGGTGGTAAGCTAAGTGTAGGTGATGTCGTCAAGGTGTTGGAGAAGAAGTTTCCCTATGTGGAGGTCGGCAGCATTCTTGGACCAGACTCTACCTACGACGACAACCGGAAG GAAGGGCGTGGTTACTACATGCAGACGGGTGTAGGTCCGTTGCCAGTGGTGATGTACAATGGAATGCCGTACCAGCGAGAACAGCTAGACCCAGAGGAGCTAGAAACTGTCACCATGAACAAAATACTGGAGACTACCAGCTTCTACCAACGGGCTGTCTACATG GGTGAGCTGGCCACTGATCAAGATGTGGTGGATTTTATCATGACCCAACCCAACGTTGTCCCTCGTATCAACCCTCGAATCCTGTCGACTGCCAGGACGTACCTGGACCTATCTAATACTA ATAACCATTTCATAGACCAGTACGCTCGCTTTCTGTTCCTGGACAGCAGAGAGAAGAGCACTGCTGTGGCTAACAGCATGAACTACATGACCAAGAAGG atgatGGCTACATCCGTCCAGTCACGTTCTGGGTTGCGGGAGATTTTGACCAACCTTCCGGGCGCCAGCTATTATACGATGCCATCAGACACATG AAAACCAGTAACAACGTGCGATTGGGCCTGATCAACAACCCTAGCGACAGCCCATCCGAGGAGAACAGTCGTGTTGCCAGGGCGATATGGGCCGCCATGCAGACCCAGACAGCTAACAACGCTAAAAACTACATCACCAAGCTGGCTAAAGAAGAGACCGCTAAGGCACTGGAGACTGGGGCCGAGGTCACACAGTTCACTGTCGGG ggTATGGACGTTGCCTTGTTTAAGAGTGCGTTTGAAGGTCCTAAGTTTGACTTCCTGCTGTCTCACACTGTCTACTGCCGAGACGTTCTCAAGCTGGGGAAAGGACAGAGAGCAGTCATCAGCAACGGACGG ATCATCGGTCCGCTAGAGGATGGGGAGGTCTTTAACCAAGATGACTTCCTCCTATTGGAGAGTATCATTTTGAAGACCTCGGGAGAGCGAATCAAAAGCAAGGTCCAGCAGTTTGGGGTGGAGGAGGACAGGGCCAGTGACCTGGTGATGAAGATtgactctctgctctcctctcagcCCAAAGGAGAGGCCAGGATAGAACATGCCTTTGCTGATGACCAATACAG TGCTGTAAAGATCCGGCCCACAGAGGGAGACGTCTACTTTGACATGGTTGCCGTGGTAGACCCCGTAACCAGGGACGCCCAGAAACTAGCTCCGCTCCTATTG gTGTTGAAGAAGCTGGTTAATGTGAACCTGCGCGTGTTTATGAACTGCCAGTCCAAACTCTCAGACCTGCCTCTCAAAAG tTTCTACCGGTATGTGTTGGAGCCTGAGGTGTTGTTCCAGACTGACGGTAGTTTCTCCCCTGGTCCCCTGGCGAAGTTCCTGGACATGCCTCAAACTCCCCTCTTCACACTCAACCTCAACACCCCTGAGAGCTGGATGGTGGAGTCTGTACGCACTAGATATGACCTGGACAATATCTACCTGgaagag GTGGACAGTATAGTAGCAGCAGAATACGAGTTGGAACATCTGCTGCTGGAGGGTCACTGTTTTGACGTGAGTACAGGTCAGCCCCCCAGAGGACTCCAGTTCACCCTAGGAACCCCCTCCGACCCTGTCATCGTCGACACCATCGTCATGGCCAACCTG GGTTATTTCCAGTTGAAGGCTAACCCAGGAGCCTGGATCCTGAAGCTGAGGAAAGGACGGTCTGACGAAATCTACAAGATCTACAG TCATGATGGAACAGACTCTCCAGCAGACGCTGATGACCTCATCGTGGTGCTGAACAACTTCAAGAGCCGGAtcatcaaagtcaag GTCCAGAAGAGGCCAGAGAAGTTCAGTGAGGAGCTGTTGAGTGATGGAACCCAGGAGAATGACTCAGGCTTCTGGGAGTCACTCACCAG aGGGTTTACAGGAGGTGTGAAGACTGAGGAGAGTAAACAGGAGAAGGATGATGTCATCAACATCTTCTCTGTGGCTTCTGGACACCTCTACGAACGTTTCCTCag GATCATGATGTTGTCTGTTCTAAAGAACACCAAAACACCAGTCAAGTTCTGGTTCCTCAAAAACTACCTGTCCCCGGCATTTAAG GAGTTTATCCCGTACATGGCAGAGCAGTATGGTTTCCAGTATGAACTAGTCCAGTATAAGTGGCCGCGGTGGTTACACCAGCAGACCGAGAAACAGAGGATTATCTGGGGTTACAAGATCCTCTTCCTGGATGTCCTGTTCCCTCTGTCCGTCGACAAGTTCTTATTCGTGGACGcagatcag ATAGTGCGTACCGACCTGAAGGAGCTCCGTGACTTTGACCTTGAAGGAGCGCCGTATGGCTACACACCGTTCTGTGAGAGCCGGAGAGAGATGGACGGCTTCCGCTTCTGGAAGTCGGGCTACTGGGCGAGTCACCTCGCTGGACGCAAATATCACATCAG TGCTCTGTATGTGGTCGATCTGAAGAAGTTCCGTAAGATAGCAGCAGGAGACAGACTGAGAGGACAGTACCAAGGCCTGAGTCAAGACCCCAACAGCCTGTCCAACCtcgaccag GATCTGCCTAATAATATGATCCACCAGGTGCCTATCAAGTCTCTGCCTCAGGAGTGGCTCTGGTGTGAGACTTGGTGTGACGACAACTCTAAGAAAAAGGCCAAGACTATCGATCTG TGTAACAACCCCCAGACCAAGGAGCCCAAGTTGCAGGCAGCTGTTCGTATCGTAGCAGAGTGGAGCGACTACGACCAGGAGATCAAACGCCTGCAGAACAGAgtccaggagagaggagcagagaaccATACCACACAGAAGGACAAGCCAG atGATACACGTATAGAGTTGTGA